In Arthrobacter sp. QXT-31, one genomic interval encodes:
- a CDS encoding FtsK/SpoIIIE domain-containing protein, translated as MRIRLTLRRDPAEAKDLAVTVDGRATVADIATELWTADPARRHEPAPANLSLRIDEAFVAGGMRGIVLDRADNLLESGLRPGSVVSLTQVSDTFGNPNGAGPAADRGPAAATLRIVSGPDVGREFSLPSGTSYIGRGRDVDVRLTDPLTSKRHARITVGESIEIVDTNSANGLQMDGLPVTRATLNSSDTVTLGDTVLTVVPLARSGAAVPTSPLVDFNRSPRVVPRFAPGKRVPPAGPRRQDHHPFPFIMLIAPLMMGAVLFSVTQNLMSMVFMLMMPLFIVGHYVDQKFQSRRERKEQLKQFRAAMAAFRQDATELQRVERAVRLQEAPSVSDTVDSIYKLGPLLWTHRPEHSGFLALRFGLGTVPSRIPFEEPNTSETETEYRREIEDCLDQFRQIEGVPVVSQLRSAGSFGLAGPRGLVDDVARGVVLQLVGLHSPAEVAVAAITSARSRERWNWLQWLPHVGSSHSPLSGDHLAAGSAGGTSLLARIEDLVELREAAMRLQGPVQRPGIVEESADVPPPVLPSVLVIVEDDAPVDRGRLTRLVERGPDAGVHVLWVAAGVESLPAACRDFMAVDGEHGTTTGQVRLGRHTYPVSCESLDAELAGQLARMLSPVVDAGKPLEDDSNLPRAVSYAALVGKDFLDNPQAVAERWQENNSVGSTAVANRKDNGSLRALVGSKGVEPLYLDLKNEGPHALVGGTTGAGKSEFLQSWVMGMATAYSPDRVSFLFVDYKGGAAFADCVKLPHTVGLVTDLSPHLVRRALTSLRAELHYREHLLNRKKAKDLLALQREADPEAPPYLVIVVDEFAALATEVPEFVDGVVDVAARGRSLGLHLILATQRPAGVIKESLRANTNLRVALRMADEDDATDILGVPDAAYFDPSIPGRGAAKTGPGRIQGFQTGYAGGWTTERPQRPQVDIVEMAFGSGPAWEAPAPDTAVQEEPAGPNDIARMTANVIAAADLLAIEPPRKPWLNELATTYDFSLLPNPRTDERLLLGVADDPARQDQPTVFYEPDNDGNMAIYGTGGSGKSAALRGIAIAAAVTPRGGPVHVYGIDCGSAGLRMLEELPHVGGIIDGDDVERVGRLLRWLSDLAEDRAKRFAEVRAATIGEYRRLAGMPDEKRIFVLVDGMSAFREAYEYSKLSGLWDLFLQLATDGRPLGIHLVVSADRPNSVPASLLASIQRRLVLRLSAEDDYLTMDVPRDVLGKGSPPGRGLLGGLEVQLSVLGGNSNLALQAREVHKLSEAMLRQGVERAPRIERLPEQIDLDILPAGLPDLPVIGVDDETLQPATLMAKGPLLLAGPPGAGRTVALVTMAYALRRSNPDTELVYLGARKSAVASLPVWDRSLVGADDVEEAVEALTDHASANPGKVAIFIEGLTEFTNTLAESGIERLVAASIKADQWVVGESETSTWSSAWSLAQPFKSGRRGLLINPGDIDGDSLLSTSLGRVGTDFIPGRGYLVGRGKVRKLQIALPPESRK; from the coding sequence ATGAGGATCCGACTCACCCTGCGCCGCGACCCCGCCGAAGCCAAGGACCTGGCCGTCACCGTGGACGGCCGCGCCACAGTCGCGGACATCGCCACCGAACTGTGGACCGCCGATCCCGCCCGGCGGCACGAACCCGCTCCGGCCAATCTCTCACTCCGGATTGACGAGGCCTTCGTCGCGGGCGGCATGCGCGGCATCGTCCTCGACCGGGCGGACAACCTGCTGGAGTCCGGGCTGCGGCCCGGCTCGGTCGTGTCGCTGACCCAGGTGAGCGACACGTTCGGCAACCCGAACGGCGCCGGCCCTGCCGCGGACCGCGGCCCGGCTGCGGCCACGCTGCGCATCGTTTCCGGTCCCGACGTCGGACGGGAGTTCTCACTGCCCTCCGGCACCAGCTACATCGGGCGCGGCCGGGACGTCGATGTCCGGCTCACCGACCCCCTGACATCCAAGCGGCACGCCCGCATCACCGTGGGCGAGAGCATCGAGATCGTCGATACGAACTCCGCCAACGGCCTGCAGATGGACGGCCTCCCGGTCACCCGGGCCACGCTGAATTCCTCCGACACCGTCACGCTGGGCGACACCGTGCTGACAGTTGTGCCGCTGGCGCGCAGCGGTGCGGCAGTTCCGACGTCGCCCCTGGTGGACTTCAACCGGTCCCCGCGGGTGGTGCCGCGTTTTGCGCCCGGGAAGAGGGTGCCCCCGGCTGGACCGCGGCGGCAGGACCACCACCCATTCCCCTTCATCATGCTGATCGCCCCGCTGATGATGGGCGCGGTGCTGTTCTCGGTGACCCAAAACCTGATGTCCATGGTGTTCATGCTGATGATGCCGCTGTTCATTGTTGGCCATTACGTGGACCAGAAATTCCAGAGCCGGCGTGAGCGCAAGGAGCAGCTGAAGCAGTTCCGGGCGGCCATGGCGGCTTTCCGGCAGGACGCCACCGAGCTGCAGCGCGTGGAGCGGGCCGTCCGGCTCCAGGAAGCGCCGTCGGTCAGCGACACCGTCGACTCCATCTACAAGCTTGGCCCGCTGCTGTGGACGCACCGGCCGGAGCACTCCGGGTTCCTGGCGCTCCGGTTCGGGCTCGGCACCGTGCCCTCGCGGATCCCCTTCGAGGAGCCGAACACCTCCGAAACGGAGACGGAATACCGGCGCGAGATCGAGGACTGCCTGGACCAGTTCCGGCAGATCGAGGGCGTGCCGGTGGTCTCCCAGCTGCGGTCCGCCGGCTCCTTCGGCCTGGCCGGGCCGCGCGGACTCGTCGATGACGTGGCCAGGGGAGTGGTGCTGCAGCTCGTGGGCCTGCACTCCCCGGCGGAGGTGGCCGTGGCGGCCATCACCTCGGCCCGGTCCCGGGAACGGTGGAACTGGCTGCAGTGGCTGCCTCACGTCGGCTCGAGCCACAGCCCGCTCAGCGGCGACCACCTGGCGGCCGGTTCGGCAGGCGGCACCAGCCTGCTGGCCCGGATCGAGGACCTCGTGGAACTCCGCGAGGCCGCCATGCGCCTGCAGGGACCCGTGCAGCGGCCTGGCATCGTCGAGGAATCAGCTGACGTCCCGCCGCCGGTGCTGCCCTCGGTGCTGGTGATCGTCGAGGATGACGCGCCGGTGGACCGCGGACGGCTGACCCGGCTTGTGGAACGCGGCCCGGACGCAGGCGTCCACGTCCTGTGGGTCGCGGCCGGCGTCGAATCCCTTCCGGCCGCCTGCCGTGACTTCATGGCCGTGGACGGCGAACACGGCACCACCACCGGCCAGGTCCGGCTGGGCCGCCACACCTACCCCGTGAGCTGCGAAAGCCTCGACGCCGAACTGGCCGGCCAGCTGGCGCGCATGCTCTCGCCCGTGGTCGACGCCGGCAAACCGCTGGAGGACGACTCCAACCTGCCCCGGGCCGTGTCCTATGCGGCGCTGGTGGGCAAGGACTTCCTGGACAACCCCCAGGCCGTGGCAGAGCGCTGGCAGGAGAACAACTCCGTTGGCTCCACCGCTGTGGCCAACCGCAAGGACAACGGCTCGCTCCGTGCCCTGGTGGGCTCCAAGGGCGTGGAGCCCCTCTACCTGGACCTGAAGAACGAAGGCCCGCACGCGCTCGTGGGCGGAACCACCGGTGCCGGCAAGTCCGAGTTCCTGCAGTCGTGGGTCATGGGCATGGCCACTGCCTACAGCCCGGACCGTGTCAGCTTCCTGTTCGTGGACTACAAGGGGGGCGCCGCGTTTGCCGACTGCGTGAAGCTGCCGCACACCGTAGGCCTGGTCACCGACCTCTCGCCGCACCTGGTGCGGCGCGCCCTTACCTCGCTCCGGGCTGAACTCCACTACCGGGAGCACCTGCTCAACAGGAAAAAGGCCAAGGACCTGCTCGCGCTCCAGCGCGAGGCGGATCCCGAGGCCCCGCCCTACCTGGTGATCGTGGTGGACGAGTTTGCTGCCCTGGCCACCGAAGTGCCCGAGTTCGTGGACGGCGTGGTTGACGTGGCCGCCCGCGGCCGGTCCCTTGGCCTGCATCTGATCCTCGCCACGCAGCGCCCGGCCGGTGTGATCAAGGAAAGCCTGCGCGCCAACACGAACCTGCGGGTGGCGCTGCGGATGGCCGACGAGGATGACGCCACCGACATCCTCGGCGTGCCGGACGCCGCATACTTCGACCCCTCCATCCCGGGCCGCGGTGCTGCCAAGACCGGTCCCGGCCGGATCCAGGGTTTCCAGACGGGCTACGCCGGCGGCTGGACCACCGAACGGCCGCAGCGCCCGCAGGTCGACATCGTGGAGATGGCCTTCGGGTCCGGTCCCGCCTGGGAAGCGCCGGCCCCCGACACCGCCGTGCAGGAAGAACCGGCCGGCCCCAACGACATCGCCAGGATGACCGCCAACGTCATCGCCGCCGCTGACCTGCTGGCCATAGAACCGCCGCGGAAGCCGTGGCTGAACGAACTGGCCACCACCTACGACTTCTCGCTGCTGCCCAACCCGCGCACCGACGAACGGCTCCTGCTGGGCGTGGCGGACGATCCCGCCCGCCAGGACCAGCCCACCGTCTTCTACGAACCGGACAACGACGGCAACATGGCCATCTACGGCACCGGCGGCTCGGGCAAGTCAGCGGCCCTGCGGGGCATCGCCATCGCCGCCGCCGTCACGCCCCGTGGCGGGCCGGTCCACGTCTATGGGATCGACTGCGGCTCCGCGGGGCTCAGGATGCTCGAAGAGCTCCCGCACGTGGGTGGGATCATCGACGGCGACGACGTGGAGCGCGTGGGCAGGCTCCTGCGCTGGCTCAGCGATCTCGCCGAGGACCGGGCCAAACGCTTCGCCGAGGTCCGTGCCGCCACCATCGGGGAGTACCGCAGGCTGGCCGGCATGCCGGATGAAAAGCGCATCTTCGTGCTGGTGGATGGCATGTCGGCCTTCCGTGAGGCCTACGAGTACAGCAAGCTCTCCGGCCTGTGGGACCTTTTCCTGCAGCTTGCCACCGACGGCCGTCCCCTGGGCATCCACCTCGTCGTCAGCGCTGACCGGCCCAACTCCGTACCGGCGTCGTTGCTTGCCTCCATCCAGCGGCGGCTGGTGCTACGGCTGTCCGCCGAGGACGACTACCTGACCATGGACGTGCCCAGGGACGTCCTGGGCAAGGGGTCGCCTCCCGGGCGCGGGCTGCTGGGCGGCCTCGAGGTGCAGCTCTCCGTCCTGGGCGGCAACTCCAACCTCGCCCTGCAGGCGCGCGAGGTGCACAAACTCAGCGAGGCCATGCTGCGCCAGGGCGTGGAGCGGGCTCCGCGGATCGAGCGGCTGCCCGAGCAGATCGACCTGGACATCCTGCCTGCCGGCCTGCCCGACCTGCCCGTGATCGGCGTGGACGACGAGACGCTGCAGCCGGCCACGCTGATGGCGAAGGGCCCGCTGCTGCTCGCGGGCCCGCCAGGCGCCGGACGGACAGTTGCCCTCGTGACCATGGCCTACGCGCTGCGCCGGTCCAATCCGGACACTGAACTGGTTTACCTCGGTGCCCGCAAGTCCGCCGTGGCGTCGCTGCCGGTCTGGGACCGCTCGCTGGTGGGGGCCGACGACGTTGAGGAGGCTGTGGAAGCGCTGACGGACCATGCCTCGGCCAATCCCGGCAAAGTGGCCATCTTCATCGAGGGGCTCACGGAGTTCACCAACACCCTGGCGGAATCCGGGATCGAACGGCTCGTCGCCGCGTCCATCAAGGCTGACCAGTGGGTGGTGGGCGAATCTGAAACGTCCACCTGGTCTTCGGCATGGTCTCTGGCGCAGCCGTTCAAGTCGGGCAGGAGGGGACTGCTGATCAATCCGGGCGATATCGACGGCGACAGCCTCCTCAGCACGTCACTCGGACGG